From one Planococcus citri chromosome 3, ihPlaCitr1.1, whole genome shotgun sequence genomic stretch:
- the LOC135842159 gene encoding phospholipase A1 member A-like, whose amino-acid sequence MTTLIKGPVPNKFSDLFLFLIIAFVLNGMALGQFRQSPELLQLQFQQYQLQQQRQQLKQQALAEQSPTKTTSETIQQQFEEKKQGGQPIQVPTQQITQAPQPIPAPVRPQIQSVQDLVNNNSSCVDPPFICPHPRIQFFLYTRSTQTNPELLNTKDNDSLYSSQFNPKHPTKVIIHGFQGGRNLAPSTDLRKAYFTRGDYNIIIVDYSTLAQIPCVSQIEWAPRFCGKCIAQLASYLNNHPQGVTPDKLHLIGYSIGAHIAGLTANYINRGKLGRITGLDPTIVFSMGTTGNRSRDLDFTDAHFVDVIHTAAGVLGQWGPSGHADFYINGGSSQPGCQSNSLIETLSCDHTRVTPYFIESINTEAGFWAVPCPNRFFYAFGWCTPAESEYVLMGEHISHTARGIYYLETNPKKPYAKGYPVKRQGAARAIRTPG is encoded by the exons GAATGGCTCTCGGTCAGTTTCGCCAATCACCAGAATTACTCCAGCTGCAATTCCAACAGTATCAATTACAGCAGCAACGACAGCAGCTAAAACAGCAAGCCTTAGCGGAGCAGTCACCAACGAAAACCACCTCTGAAACGATTCAACAACAATTCGAAGAGAAGAAACAAGGAGGCCAACCGATCCAGGTACCAACACAGCAGATTACTCAGGCACCTCAGCCAATACCAGCTCCAGTTCGTCCTCAGATCCAATCCGTACAGGATTTAGTTAATAATAATTCATCTTGCGTTGATCCTCCTTTTATATGTCCACATCCCAGGATACAGTTCTTCTTATATACGAG GAGTACGCAAACAAATCCTGAACTTTTGAATACCAAAGATAATGATTCATTGTATTCGTCGCAATTCAATCCGAAACACCCTACCAAAGTTATTATTCACGGTTTCCAAGGAGGTAGAAACCTTGCTCCAAGTACTGATCTCAGAAAAG cCTATTTTACCAGAGGCGACTACAACATAATAATCGTCGACTATTCGACATTAGCGCAAATACCCTGCGTTAGCCAAATCGAATGGGCGCCACGTTTCTGCGGTAAATGTATAGCTCAATTGGCATCCTACCTGAATAATCATCCGCAAGGTGTCACTCCCGATAAACTTCACTTGATCGGATACAGTATCGGAGCTCACATAGCCGGATTGACTGCCAATTACATAAACAGAGGCAAACTAGGGCGTATTACTGGTTTAGATCCGACAATAGTGTTCTCGATGGGTACCACCGGCAATAGATCTCGAGATCTTGATTTTACCGATGCTCATTTCGTCGATGTGATTCATACAGCAGCCGGTGTATTGGGACAATGGGGTCCTAGCGGCCATGCTGACTTTTACATAAATGGTGGATCTAGTCAACCAGGTTGTCAATCGAATAGCTTAATAG aaacaCTTTCCTGTGACCATACGAGAGTGACACCTTACTTCATAGAATCCATAAACACTGAAGCAGGATTTTGGGCAGTTCCGTGTCCGAATAGATTTTTCTATGCTTTTGGTTGGTGTACTCCTGCAGAATCTGAATATGTTTTAATGGGAGAACACATCTCTCATAC AGCACGAGGTATTTATTATCTAGAAACAAATCCCAAAAAGCCATATGCGAAAGGTTACCCAGTGAAACGTCAAGGTGCTGCTCGGGCAATTCGAACACCTGGATAG